One window of Camelus dromedarius isolate mCamDro1 chromosome 18, mCamDro1.pat, whole genome shotgun sequence genomic DNA carries:
- the KCNG1 gene encoding potassium voltage-gated channel subfamily G member 1, whose translation MTLLPGDNSDYDYSALSCASDASFHPAFFPQSQSLKGVFYRRAQRLRPQDEPRQGGQPEDRRRQIIINVGGIKYSLPWTTLEEFPLTRLGQLKACTNFDDILNVCDDYDVTCNEFFFDRNPGAFGTILTFLRAGKLRLLREMCALSFQEELLYWGIAEDHLDGCCKRRYLQKIEEFAEMVEREDEEDALDSEDPDSEGPAEGEGRLGRCMRRLRDMVERPHSGLPGKVFACLSVLFVTVTAVNLSISTLPSLREEEEQGQCSQMCHNIFIVESVCVGWFSLEFLLRLIQAPSKFAFLRSPLTLIDMVAILPYYITLLVDGAAAGRRKPGTGNSYLDKVGLVLRVLRALRILYVMRLARHSLGLQTLGLTARRCTREFGLLLLFLCVAIALFAPLLYVIENEMADSPEFTSIPACYWWAVITMTTVGYGDMVPRSTPGQVVALSSILSGILLMAFPVTSIFHTFSRSYLELKQEQERVMFRRTQFLIKTKSQLSSMSHDSDILFGSASSDTRDNN comes from the exons CCTCCGACGCCTCCTTCCACCCAGCCTTCTTCCCGCAGAGCCAGTCGCTCAAGGGCGTCTTCTACCGCCGGGCCCAGCGGCTGCGGCCGCAGGACGAGCCCCGCCAGGGCGGCCAGCCCGAGGACCGCAGGCGGCAGATCATCATCAACGTGGGTGGCATCAAGTACTCGCTGCCCTGGACCACGCTGGAGGAGTTCCCGCTGACACGGCTGGGCCAGCTCAAGGCCTGCACCAACTTCGACGACATCCTCAACGTGTGCGATGACTACGACGTCACCTGCAACGAGTTCTTCTTCGACCGCAACCCGGGGGCCTTTGGCACCATCCTGACCTTCCTGCGCGCAGGCAAGCTGCGGCTGCTGCGGGAGATGTGCGCCCTGTCCTTCCAGGAGGAGCTGCTCTACTGGGGCATCGCCGAGGACCACCTGGACGGCTGCTGCAAGCGCCGCTACCTGCAGAAGATCGAGGAGTTCGCGGAGATGGTGGAGCGGGAGGACGAGGAGGACGCGCTGGACAGCGAGGACCCCGACAGCGAGGGCCCGGCGGAGGGCGAGGGCCGCCTGGGCCGCTGCATGCGGAGACTGCGCGACATGGTGGAGAGGCCGCACTCGGGGCTGCCCGGGAAAGTGTTCGCCTGCCTGTCAGTGCTCTTTGTCACCGTCACCGCCGTCAACCTCTCCATCAGCACCTTGCCCagcctgagggaggaggaggagcag GGCCAGTGCTCCCAGATGTGCCACAACATCTTCATCGTGGAGTCCGTGTGCGTAGGCTGGTTCTCCCTCGAGTTCCTCCTACGGCTCATCCAGGCGCCCAGCAAGTTTGCCTTCCTGCGGAGCCCGCTGACGCTGATCGACATGGTGGCCATCCTGCCCTACTACATCACGCTGCTGGTGGACGGCGCCGCCGCGGGCCGCCGCAAGCCCGGCACGGGCAACAGCTACCTGGACAAGGTGGGGCTGGTGCTGCGGGTCCTGCGGGCGCTGCGCATCCTGTATGTCATGCGCCTGGCCCGCCACTCCCTGGGGCTGCAGACGCTGGGGCTCACAGCCCGCCGCTGCACCCGTGAGTTCGGGCTCCTGCTGCTCTTCCTCTGCGTGGCCATCGCCCTCTTTGCCCCGCTCCTCTACGTCATCGAGAACGAGATGGCCGATAGCCCTGAGTTCACCAGCATCCCTGCCTGCTACTGGTGGGCCGTCATCACCATGACAACTGTGGGCTATGGAGACATGGTACCCCGGAGCACGCCCGGCCAGGTGGTGGCGCTCAGCAGCATCCTCAGCGGCATCCTCCTCATGGCCTTCCCTGTGACCTCCATCTTCCACACCTTCTCCCGCTCCTACCTGGAGCTCAAGCAGGAGCAAGAGAGGGTGATGTTCCGGAGGACCCAGTTCCTCATCAAAACCAAGTCGCAGCTGAGCAGCATGTCCCACGACAGTGACATCTTGTTTGGAAGTGCCTCCTCGGACACCAGAGACAACAACTGA